Sequence from the Polypterus senegalus isolate Bchr_013 unplaced genomic scaffold, ASM1683550v1 scaffold_3171, whole genome shotgun sequence genome:
GCAAAATTTCctctaaatgaatgaaaataaaacggAAGTCATTATCTTTAGCCCTACTTCTTCCGCTAATTAAACTGGAAGCCACTTAGGCTCTCTGACAGCAAAAATTCATCATGATGTCAGGAATCTGGATATCATCTTTGAGTCATCACTAAGTGTTGATAAACAAATCTCCACAGTGATAAAAGTCCAGCTTCTACCAACTGAGGCAAATCTCAAAAGTAAAATCCTCTCTTTCACAGAAGGATTTAGAAATAGTGATTCGtgcttttattaaatctcaattAGATTATTGCAGTTCCCTATGCGGGATTGGCTAAATCTGTCCTATTCAACTGGTTCAAAATACATAGCATATCTCACCTATTCTGGACTCACTCTACTTTCCTCAGTTGAGATTTCTGattgattttaaagttttatcGTTTGTTTCTATAGCATCACATGTTTTCGCCCTAAAATACATCTACGACCTCCttcatcccctctcgggaatgaTGGCTTAGAGGTTATCTGCTCAACTACTCCTTGCAGTCCCAAAATCACGGCTGACGTCTCTAGGGGTGACGGGGCTTTTTTAGTTGCTATACTTCGAGGCTTTGGAGCGATCTGCTGTACCACATTAGATCATCTCCTTCTATTGAGGTTTTTAAGACTcgattaaaaaacactttttctctttctcctttcaCTGTGGGCAATGTCGTCAGGATGGGGAGATTGGAAATGAAATAGTCATTAACAAACTGATTTACATAATTGCTTGATTTAAGGTAGTCTTATATGttcttttgtacagcactttaacttctgttgtttttcaatgtactttcataaataaatttgacttgacttcaCTTGACTTGTTCCCCGCATTAACCATCGGGCGATAGACGCGTTATGCTGCGAGCCTCTGAACTTGCATTTGCACCGGCCGCGCGTAAGCAATCCCTGCCTGAATTAACAAAGTTTCAGCGCACAGCACATTTGGGGGGTTGTCGGGATCACGGAAAtctcatatattattattattattattattattattattattattattattataagtagtagtagtagtagaagaagaagattattagaTTGTGTCTGGAGGCATGGTGGCAAAGAGGTGAGGGTAAGTGCCTCAAAGACTCAAAAATAACTTGATGGATctacttaaaattattttacagtgttCAAATTAACTGAATTACGTCAATCTAATGCAAACAAAAGTGTTGAtctaacatttaacatttattactGGAATGTATGAAATATAATAAGCTGTTGGATATACAACATACATAATAAAATTACTTGATATATTCATAAAACATGTagatttaatgtacagtacaacaATAACATACTTAAGATTTTTTAGTGGCCTTTCTGAACAAACTTCACAAGTCAGGCCAGTACCAAGTATGATTAATGTATTAAGAAAACATCACTTCTTCATATGAAGAGGGCTCACATGCTGCTGTGATGTATAGTCTGCCATTTCTTTGGCTGATTACTGAAGACACATGAGTCCAAAGCCACTTACACAACCACACAAATCTTTGGCAATTAAAACTATATTGTTATGCACAAAGAATCACCTATCTGCACAAATAATGGAGTTCATCAAAACTCTCCATTATCATTATAAAAAGGGTACTGCCTTAAAGCAACTTAACTATCCTTATGCAAATGagactttttaaagtaaatatcTGAAATAGttcacattctgaaaaaaaaatttcaaaaaatagcACTCTGCACAAGCCATTTTCTACCCCTTTTTCAAAATGGGGGGTTACTGGTCCACCTGGCAAAGTGGCTGTGTGATGGACCAATGTGATTGGTGATTCTGTGACAATTAGATTACATAAAATATGATATCCAACAAAGTTATGTCCACTGTATTAGAAACAAATATGCTTATTGTAATTTGAATAGATTTAAAATCACTGTGTAAAACGTTCCCCAAAATGACCTTCTTGGCCTATGCTCTTATCCAAGGTGAattacagcatttgagatacaattcgttacctttcttttgttgtcccagttggagcacaggcagctgaagtgacttgctcaaggtcacacagtgtcagtgacAGGATATGAACCCAcagcttcagggcctgaaatccaaagccttaaaaaaacacacattttgagTTAAGCCAACCTAAGGTAATACCAACATATTAATTCTGTGTTTGGTGTTGTTATTTAAAGCAATGAAATTCATTTATGTGGTTTCCACATAAATTACACATGTATGTCTAACTGTGGCACCCAAAGATTTTGCATTAGTCATATTAGAAAAGAATAGGGAAAGCCTAAAAATATGCACCTTTTGCAGTAAACTCAAGTTGTGTGTGTAATAGCAACACACCCCAGGAGTCATGCAGCTTCCTCCATGTCACTTTCTGTGTGCCGCTTGCTTGTTCTATGGGGATCGGTGTGCTCTGATTTGCTctcaaagacctgcaggttaattttattttttgtctgtcagtTGGACAGatacaaaaaagagagagaatctGCATCACAGATCTGCATCACAACCAGGGTTAAATACTATTTGCACTTGAACTGAGTGGCTGTTCTGCAAAAACATTCAAACATATCGAAGATGTCAGTGTTATAGAATATGAATTGTTAAGACAAAATGAAAGTAAGTGCAGCTTTGCTTTGCATTGAACTGACATGCCATCCAGAGGTGAATTCTGCACTGAAGTGAACTGTTTAAGGGAACTTCAGATTTCTGATCCATACACTACCTGtcaaatgtttggacacacccagaaatgttcatgtttttgatagaaattgatgcctttttattaatataccattaaactgatttaaaaatacaaccaAGATATTAGTAGTGCTGCTAATTggtattactgcttgaaatgatggatttttaatttattattcacttatgactgcaaagcctcattttcagcagccattcatTCACTGTCCTAAAATGAATAAACTGCTTTCTTGTTCTTTAGTAATCCTGGATTACTGTTGCTACACCACTCACGCCTGTTATTCAGATGCTCCCGTGGTACTTATTGTATACATTCTCAAAACCTTCACATCCTTCACCATCAATGAAAACCAGGGGCATAGTGGGCTTGACTCTTCTGAAGTCTACAATTAGTTCCTTTGTTTTATTGATGTTGAGGTGTAGTTGGTTCAGTTTGCATCATTCAACAAAGTCCTCCACTAGTGTTCTGTATTCATTCTCTTGACCACCATTGATACACCCAACTATGGCTGTGTCATGGGAAAATTTCTGCAGATACAGAAAAGAGACATAGTTTTACATCTAAAGTTTGAGATGTGAAAGAGAATCAGTCCAGTTCCCCGTGGCACCCCTGTGCTACTCATGGCCTTGTCCGATACGCAGTTCTTAAGCTTCACAAACTATAGACTACCAGCTAAGCAGTCCATGATTCAGGACACTATGATAGCATCAACCCACAGTGAACAGAGCTACCCTTTCTGGCATTTTAGGGGAGGTCTGGTGGTGCATCTAGTAACCTTACTGTGTGAGAGCTCATAAACCCCTGGTTTAATCTCCACatttgtgtgcagtttgcatgttcttcccattttAGTGAAGTGACTCCCTCAACCACAGGACACGAAGCAATCAGATTAACTGTCATCCTATTCCAATGTAACTCTTTTATTTGGTGCTGCTAGGAAAGGCTCAAACTCCATGTAACCTAGAAATGAACACCACAAGCTCAGTAAATGGAGTAACAAATGAATGGATACTCAGAATGTTTTTGGATGCCaagtttgttttaatgtttttagtaTGCATCTGCCATTTACTGCCAGTATGGACTGCAGCTTCCTAGCAACCAGTCAAGAAAGGAGAATAAACGGGTGCCATACTATTGTTAAACCTactcaatccatttcagggtcactgGGGGTTGAAGTCTATCACATCAGTACTAGGCATAAGTCAGCAAGGTGacagtccatttcagggcacattCACACGTCCACACTCACATTGGAGTAATAATGAATTACTAGTAATCCTAACCTCCACATCTTGGAGAGGAAACCAGTGCCAACaagaagagaatgtgcaaactcaacacTGACAATGAAATGAGTTGAGGCATGAGATTAAAACCCAGGACACTCGACCCTTGTTAACTTCTGTGCCATTGTGATGCCCTTATTCAGAAGTATAAATGTGGTGTGCTGGTGTCCTACAGCCATGGGTTCAACAACTTGTGTGGATCCTGTACATTCTCCTCAAATATGtggcttttctcctggacaagcCCTTTTCCTCCCATAGTTCTCTGTTAGGTAATTTGTCAGCACAAATTTGGTTACCCTACAATTAATGGGGACCAGTTCaagtttgtatttttctttgcatcCAGTGCTTCTGGGAAAGGTTACCCTGATTTGATGAAGTAAgtacagaaaatggataaatggttgTTTAATATCAAGTATCTCTTATGAGCACAGACAAGCCTCAAGATAAAGACTGGAATATCAGTAAATGTACTGCATGATTGCAAATTTGGAAGTTACACAGCTCTTTGTAAATTCTAAAAGTAATTCTGTGATGTTTTCCACTTGTTCTTGCAGCCGCTCAACTCAACTTAACTATGCCCTCTGTGGACACGAGAGCTGCGATCCGACCCTACGCTTTCCTTCTGCTGACTCTCATTGGCATTCCATCCAACCTGGCTATCTGCTTCGCCTTCTTACGTGCCTTACGCAATGACAGCAAGCTTTTGACAGCAGATATCATCCTTTGTCACCTCACCTTTGCTAACCTGATGCTGGGCTTCACCCGTGGGATTCCCCAGACACTGCACTCATTTGGCTATAAGCTGATGTTTAGTGACCTTGGTTGTAAATTGATCATCTTGTCTTTCCGCTCCTTCAGGGGCCTCTCCATCAGTTTAACATGCCTGCTGAGTACATATCAGGCTGTGGTGATCTCGCCTGCTTCCTCTAAGCTTGACCCACTGAAGCTACAAATTCCAAGATTCCTGATGCATACAGTTATAATTCTGTACATGCTCTATTTTGTGTCGTGCACCAGTATTGCAATCCATGGCGTTGCGAGCCTCGTCAACAACACTATGCCTCCATATACATTTAATATTGAGTTCTGCTATGTCACCTTGCACACTTTCGTGGCATTCTTCGGGACAGGCATAGCGGTCATGATGAGAGATCTTGTGTTTATAGTGCTGATGACCATCATGAGTGGGTACATCCTGCTCCTTCTTTACCGTCACAGCAAGAAGGTGAAGAGCATCCGATCATCAGATCGAACACAACTAGGAGCCCGAGCCCAATTGAAAGCATCACGTGCTGTGGTCACTCTCGTCACTATCTATGTGGTCTTTTTTGGTATTGATGGCATCATGTGGCTGTACTCAATCTCCGGTGTGTGGGTGGAACCTCTCATTACTGATATTAGAATATACTTCACCATGCTATATAGTTCAGTGTGCCCCATTGTGATCATCGCCACTAATCCCAAGGTTCAGGCCAAACTTCAGGTCTACATGCCAGACAGGACTACTCATTCAGTGAACACTCTCTGTAAATAAAGGAATATGCTTTATTTCAAATACTAACTACCATTATTAGAGTAAGTGGACCGTCTTTATtagcaatgacaaaacaatttgtTAAATTTGCAGCAAAAGCTGGTGTTTCATTTCACGAAAAAAATTTGGAACTATTACAGTGAAATTTGTGCCTTTGATGCAAAAAAACGTGTTTCCATGCATTAATTCTGCATGCATTTGCctctcatttagtatttaaataaatatctttagTGAAGAAAGATCACAAGAGTAATTTCTTGTCTTATGTGTAGAGATTTTGTTGAGACTTCTTCAGGTAGTACGATCTCCACCTTTCCAATTATGATGACAGACTTGGTGattgcaatcctaaagatgcattgcAGACAGAATAGAAAATCTGAAGTTTCACAACACTTGTGGAGTGTGTCTCCTCAAAGTTTTTATTGGGAAATCAAGAAAACAGGAAAGACCATAACAAAAGCTTCtattggtcttcataacacttacaaaacatcagtaaatcaggtattcatctctgtgcagtgtcgcatattgacatgatgggaaaatgtcttgttaatatgaaggattcacaggtcttatactaaatatgtaacatcTTCTTTAAAAGTAAATGATTAATAGATGCATATTGGCAGTACCTAAATTAAAGTGTTGCTAAAGCACAAGTATGCTTTTAGAAAATATGAACACcctactttatatttatatttggaatgaaggATAGTGTTAAGGGCCCCACAAGTGGGCCAcagcaacaaaaatgacaaagtagCAAATCCTGAAATGTATGTGAGCTTCACCTCCACCAGAGGATGAGCTACGTTAACCAGGTCTGGAACTAAACTCCAATGGCCTTCAATGGTAATGTAATCCGGATCTTTCGCCCTGAATTCTTGTATCTGTGGAACAGGTAAAGTGGAGCAGTAATGAAAGCACAGCACTTTCAGTCTGTTGTCTAAGTTGCGTCTCTTTATTTACATTCAATAAAGTCATGACAACCCTGcatatatatttcaatattttatattcaCATTCTCCGGTGTCTTCCCTCTTCTTTCCACCAAGAATCTCAATAAACAGGATCACATATACATACCCATGTGCATACTTTAAGTTATCCCTGGCCGCTAGggtaataaagaaaaagatgacAGAAAAACTGTATTTAAAGCAACCAATGTCCTGTATTAGATCAAATGCAGAGACACAAATAGTTTATTCATTATagaactctttttttaaaaacatttctaaaggtaTGAAACAACAGCATTAAGCATTACCCAAAAACCTTCAATGCTACTCTTATCATATTACAAATACTTTCATAAACTAACTGTTTTATATTCATTCATGTATAACAAAATACAGCAGTAACCATTCATCACAAACATCTCAGCCATTCTATAACTTATTTACACCTAATAcagtttacaaaatatacatttaacaagAGTACCAAGTGTTTAGGAGCCGAGCAACTATTTAAAAAGCCACACTCTTGTCTGGGTAGTGATCCACAGCACCGCCGTCTATATGAAGCGCAGAGGCGGTCTTTGCAACTGAGCAGCTTGCCGCCCGCATTTAGCGAGTTTGCGTCTCTGTAGCAGTGCTTATGTTACTACTGTAACATTCTGACTCTCAGTTAAAAGGTTAAATCTTTGAATGTATTGTATACTAACCAGAGGAATAGGTAAAAGTGGAGCAACAATGAAAGTACACTGCTTTCAGTTCGTTGTCCAAGTTGAATCTTGAGGGGCGGGCAGAAGTTCATCCCTTTACTGCAACCCTGACAGAACCacttcagtataaaacacatTCCTACTGTTTACTGCTCCATTCCACACTCCATTTTCATGGCCCACTCTATAACAGGAACCCATTGTTTCCCAAATAGCataacttttttgtgtgtgtgcgccaCAATAGCATGATACTAAGTCAAATATGTTTAATTCAAtagcacaaaaaataacaagtgatgtctggacagggtgccacggtggcgcagtggtagcgctgctgcctcgcagttaggagacccgggttcgcttcctgggtcctccctgcgtggagtttgcatgttctccccgtgtctgcttgggtttcctccgggcgctccggtttcctcccacaatccaaagacatgcaggttaggtggattggcgattctaaattggccctagtgtgtgtttgtgtgtgtcctgcggtgggttggcaccctgcctaggattggttcctgccttgtgccctgtgttggctgggattggctccagcagacccccatgaccatgtattcggattcaacgggttagaaaatggatggttggatggatgtctGGACATATTTATAATGCATACTGTAAGTCATAGAAAAATATGGATAAACATACAGCACATTTGACCAttgcttttaattaaatgatGAAGAATCAGTGTCCATCAAGAAAACACCTGACTGCCAGTTCAGAAAGTGTGCATTGAGAGATGCTGCTCTACTCGAGGCATGGAGCTGACCGGGATCATCACAGGAACACTCACACTATACCCAATCATTCAATGCCTTTGGTTCCACTTTGAATTCAACTCCATTAAAATATCACACAGCACAATTGCACCTTGTCCGTGTTGCCTGTTGACTCATCAATGGCCAGGAATATGAGCACGACATACAGCACATGCAGCTGACAGAGTTATCTATTTTACACATTCAATAACATAATCACTATAGACTTCAAACAGACTGCTTGTAATACCATCTTTTAATACCTAAGAATCACTGAAAGCTTTATTGTGCAAAGCCAGTCTACATGTAGCTTGGAGGTATTATTTGTTGCTTGTTTTTGCTGAGTTAGTGAATGGCTGTGCGTTTTTCTACCGTGATCATAGCGTACTTTAAAGAACTCATTTTTCCTGTGTTGAGCTTTAATGTGGTGGATGAGATCTATTGAAGATGTCATGCCTCTGAAGCAAGAGCAGTACTTGGGGGAGGCAAGTGGGGTGAcctaagggggccccgcttttgTGTTCTGCATGTCCTGTTCGAGCAGATTTGTCATATTACATTCTCCAGtatattttctgtatatttgAGATGgttccctcttcaaggtcaaattccatacatgtaagtctttgaaaacattccgtAGTTCACCTTCATCACCTGACAGGGtcgccagtataatcccttcctaaaataggtaCAGCTCATTAGTCACTGGGTTGGCTTCTGTTTTGACTTGGGAACAACTGATGGCTTATCAGTTATGAGTCATTTGAGTCCGGAGAGCCTGCCATAGTTTCTTAGTCGAGAGTTTGGTTCAGTTTGCTACAGTAGGTATAGTTGAAACAGAGCGAGAAGTGTTTGGTAGTGGAACGTGCAGCAACGTTTGATTACTGGTTTAGCCATATCGCTGTCGACGCCATGAGTAGAAGAGATTGTGAcacattttttaatagattataaaattatattttgataaagtctgcatgttatcttgcaaacaTTTAGCTGAATAGTGCAAGGAGAAAATCCAGtgcatgttaacattatttttattaaatttgcttgCAGATTTACACAGTCCACATATACTggtaacagcatttgacgtaACAGGCCCTGCATACCACTAAGGATGCCTCTGCTCTGAAGATATTGGTGTCTCTCATTGTACTTATTATGAGAGTGACTGTTTCATGGCGGATTAGACAGCTCTACTGGGCATGTTTGGATTATGGTATTGTTAAAACAAACCTTTGAGTGCCTATttcattaaaatgacaaattgtGGGATCAATTTTCCTTGTAACACATTTTGACAAAGGCAGTTTTTCATACCTTGTTTTGATAGCAAAGTAGCAAATGAAAGTCCTTAATGTGACCTCAGGGGTAATGCCTTGTGGTTTCTTTTCAGCACATTGTCATCCTGGAGGACCCTTATAAAGTATAAAGAAGCAAAATCAGCAACGGCAGGACTGTGTAGTTTAGATATTTGCAGCAATGCCCTTTAAAATTCTTGTGATTAAATATGGtgagaaaaatcattaaaatttgcTATTTGTTGAAAAGCAGACATTAAGTAGTTACTTGAAATTGTCAGTCTACgaattttttttgggattttgacTCTTTATTATCAGAGATGTGAAGGCACACTGCCATCTCAGAAAGCACAGGTGAGTTCCATAGTGTcatgaagtaaaacaaaatttcTGACACAATATTAGTGCAACATACCTAGGTTAGTGCCAATCACATTACTAAATGACAGATAGGCCCAGGTCTCTCATGGCAGAAAGGGGTACAGGCAGAAAGCAACCATAGACTTGGATAAATGACCTTTATgggatcacacacacacacacacacacacgcacacgcacacacacacacacacacacacacacatctcctcATACTAGACAGATTCAGGACCACTGATTAaactgacctgcatgtctttggcaagTGGGATGAAAtccagaggcaaaaaaaaaaacataccaaaATGCATAcagagacaagcagaacatgcagactctttacctcacctcccacctatttctatttcaGAAGAGATATTGTTCAGTCTTGattagtcttgaagactcagacagcatttccacaatatataaaaccattttaa
This genomic interval carries:
- the LOC120519553 gene encoding olfactory receptor class A-like protein 1, whose amino-acid sequence is MPSVDTRAAIRPYAFLLLTLIGIPSNLAICFAFLRALRNDSKLLTADIILCHLTFANLMLGFTRGIPQTLHSFGYKLMFSDLGCKLIILSFRSFRGLSISLTCLLSTYQAVVISPASSKLDPLKLQIPRFLMHTVIILYMLYFVSCTSIAIHGVASLVNNTMPPYTFNIEFCYVTLHTFVAFFGTGIAVMMRDLVFIVLMTIMSGYILLLLYRHSKKVKSIRSSDRTQLGARAQLKASRAVVTLVTIYVVFFGIDGIMWLYSISGVWVEPLITDIRIYFTMLYSSVCPIVIIATNPKVQAKLQVYMPDRTTHSVNTLCK